One Thalassospira marina DNA window includes the following coding sequences:
- a CDS encoding threonine aldolase family protein: MNFASDNVTPVCPEIQAAIDEQCTGNAPAYGNDDVSATLDRAFSDLFDHEVAVVPVSTGTAANCISLSTLVSPYGGIVCHHEAHINEDESTAVAHFTGGAKLLPIDGPAAKLEAITLASFLESRVDRGVHSVTPECVAVTQSTELGGVYDADEIAAIGGVCQQFGTKLFMDGARFANAIAALDCHPADVTWKAGVNALSFDGTKNGALAVEAIILFDPSLRAKAELARKRSGHLLSKHRYLAAQLAAYIRDDLWLKNARNANNAARALASLLQAQGGSILIESQANELFVALPDAAVTRLRDAGMLFYPWPSLGKQAYRFVTAWNSDIDAINALKTRLQSS, encoded by the coding sequence ATGAATTTTGCTTCTGACAATGTCACCCCGGTCTGCCCCGAAATACAGGCCGCAATTGACGAACAATGCACTGGCAACGCCCCGGCCTATGGCAATGATGATGTATCAGCAACGCTTGATCGCGCTTTTTCGGACCTGTTTGATCACGAAGTTGCGGTTGTTCCCGTCAGCACCGGTACGGCGGCAAACTGCATCAGCCTGTCAACGCTGGTATCACCCTATGGCGGCATTGTTTGCCACCACGAAGCCCATATCAACGAAGATGAATCAACCGCCGTTGCCCATTTTACCGGTGGGGCAAAATTGCTGCCCATCGATGGCCCGGCGGCCAAACTTGAAGCCATCACCCTGGCATCCTTTCTGGAAAGCCGGGTTGATCGCGGTGTGCATTCGGTAACGCCGGAATGCGTGGCCGTTACACAGTCCACCGAACTGGGTGGCGTTTATGATGCTGATGAAATTGCGGCGATTGGCGGTGTTTGCCAGCAATTTGGCACCAAGCTGTTCATGGACGGCGCACGCTTTGCCAATGCCATTGCCGCCCTTGATTGCCACCCGGCAGACGTCACCTGGAAAGCCGGCGTCAATGCGCTAAGCTTTGATGGCACCAAAAACGGGGCGCTCGCGGTCGAGGCGATTATCCTGTTTGATCCGTCATTGCGCGCAAAGGCCGAACTGGCACGTAAACGCAGCGGGCATCTGCTTTCAAAGCATCGCTATCTCGCAGCACAGCTTGCGGCCTATATCCGCGACGATTTGTGGTTGAAAAATGCCCGCAACGCCAACAATGCCGCCCGCGCACTGGCCAGCCTTTTACAGGCACAGGGCGGCAGCATTTTGATCGAAAGCCAGGCAAACGAACTGTTTGTTGCCCTGCCTGACGCAGCGGTAACGCGCCTGCGCGACGCGGGGATGCTTTTTTACCCGTGGCCGTCGCTGGGCAAACAGGCTTACCGATTTGTGACTGCATGGAATAGCGACATTGACGCAATAAACGCGCTCAAGACGCGGTTGCAAAGTTCATAA
- a CDS encoding threonine aldolase family protein, giving the protein MNFSSDNVSPVCPEILAAIVAQSSSSALPYGQDEDSARLDAAFSTLFETDCVVIPVATGTAANLIGLSGLVSPYGGVVCHHEAHINQTESTGVAFFGGGAKLLTMDGPSAKIEAPALDAFLTAQSNRGIHAVDPECVAITQATEFGAVYSVAEIQDIGRVAKEHGMRLFMDGARFANAVAALGCHPADITWKAGVDVLSFGATKNGALAVDAIILFDKTLRKKAEKARKRGGHLFSKHRYLAAQLLAYLEGDLWLKNAKHANMAAKLLAQSLGCLGARVAHQPQGNELFMWMEDDLAAALQAAGIIFRPWPAVGKGAYRFVTAWNSPLEDITALANGL; this is encoded by the coding sequence ATGAATTTTTCATCCGATAATGTGTCGCCGGTTTGCCCGGAAATCCTTGCCGCGATTGTTGCCCAGTCCAGTTCAAGCGCCCTGCCCTATGGCCAGGATGAAGATTCCGCCCGGCTTGATGCGGCATTTTCCACGCTGTTTGAAACTGACTGTGTGGTTATTCCCGTGGCAACAGGCACGGCTGCCAACCTAATTGGCCTTTCCGGGCTGGTATCGCCCTATGGCGGGGTGGTGTGCCACCATGAAGCCCATATCAACCAGACGGAATCAACCGGTGTTGCCTTTTTTGGCGGCGGGGCAAAATTGCTGACGATGGATGGCCCCTCGGCCAAGATTGAAGCCCCTGCACTGGATGCCTTTTTAACCGCGCAAAGCAACCGGGGCATTCACGCCGTGGACCCTGAATGCGTGGCCATTACCCAGGCCACCGAATTTGGCGCGGTATACAGTGTGGCTGAAATTCAGGATATCGGCCGGGTTGCCAAAGAACATGGCATGCGCCTGTTTATGGATGGCGCACGTTTTGCCAATGCGGTGGCCGCACTTGGTTGCCACCCGGCAGACATCACCTGGAAGGCCGGTGTGGATGTGCTAAGCTTTGGTGCCACCAAAAACGGGGCGCTGGCGGTGGATGCCATTATCCTGTTTGACAAAACCCTGCGCAAAAAGGCCGAAAAGGCCCGCAAACGCGGCGGGCATCTGTTTTCCAAACACCGTTACCTGGCCGCACAATTGCTGGCCTATCTTGAAGGCGACCTGTGGCTTAAAAACGCCAAGCACGCCAATATGGCGGCAAAGCTTCTGGCACAATCCCTTGGCTGCCTTGGTGCCCGTGTTGCCCATCAGCCACAGGGCAACGAACTTTTCATGTGGATGGAAGATGACCTGGCAGCAGCCCTTCAGGCAGCAGGCATCATTTTCCGGCCCTGGCCCGCTGTTGGCAAAGGGGCATACCGCTTTGTCACCGCATGGAACAGCCCGCTTGAAGACATCACCGCGCTGGCCAATGGCCTTTAA
- a CDS encoding CHASE2 domain-containing protein has protein sequence MRKKLSGILHYLIPLLVLAACIILRWQDVPLVGQLRMNVFDTYQRIAPRDFQDVGVRIVDIDDKSLAELGQWPWPRTRLAELIYKLRVAGAAVVGFDIIFAEPDRTSPARVVGDWPQDDNSAEIRKLAGNLPDHDALFAQFIDGVGQIVTATQLTNGKLGNVPRQVGNFSIAGAQGRNIAEYIPTLSGAATNLPALEDAAAGNALINVTPGADGVVRRVPLLLALDAEQPLIGKPVYPTLSMEMLRVMQDAPRTMNVRLSGASGAASWTTSDGVDAIRVGQLTIPSDATGNMWVYFTGHEQQRYISASDVMNGNLPEGALQDTAVLIGTSAAGLLDLRSSPLNPVLPGVEVHAEMLEQMLLQQFLSRPYWASQAEMLALVIVGLFFIIAIPRLGPLWPAVIGVALIGGAIGFSWWAFRQHHLLIDPLYASLATILVYLTGSLIGFMRTEGEKRQVRGAFSTYLSPALVEQLAQHPERLKLGGEMRDMTLLFCDVRGFTTISESYKSDPQGLTQLINRLLTPLTSCILQRDGTIDKYMGDCIMAFWNAPLDVPLHPEKACESALAMFVALRALNDEREAEAKAEGKVFLPLNIGIGVNTGTCVVGNMGSDQRFDYSVLGDAVNLASRLEGQSKNYGVDIVIGQDTAVTVSERFAVLQLDLIAVKGKSEAVEIFTVLGDLDLRDSADFAKLAQNHDAMITAYRGQNWDLVEELLAGLRENTICDLSVLYDMYNERISAFRKMPPGPEWDGVFVATSK, from the coding sequence ATGCGCAAAAAGCTGTCTGGCATACTGCATTATTTGATCCCGCTGCTGGTTTTGGCGGCATGCATTATATTGCGCTGGCAGGATGTGCCCCTGGTCGGCCAATTGCGCATGAATGTGTTCGACACCTATCAGCGGATCGCCCCGCGTGATTTTCAGGATGTCGGGGTGCGCATTGTTGATATCGACGACAAAAGCCTGGCCGAACTGGGCCAGTGGCCCTGGCCGCGCACACGCCTGGCCGAACTGATTTACAAATTGCGCGTTGCCGGGGCGGCGGTTGTTGGCTTTGACATCATCTTTGCCGAACCCGACCGGACATCCCCCGCCAGGGTGGTGGGCGACTGGCCGCAGGACGACAATAGTGCCGAAATCCGCAAATTGGCGGGCAACCTGCCCGACCATGACGCCCTGTTTGCACAGTTCATTGATGGGGTTGGACAGATTGTCACAGCGACCCAGCTAACCAATGGCAAGCTGGGCAATGTGCCGCGCCAGGTTGGCAATTTTTCCATTGCCGGGGCACAGGGCCGCAATATTGCCGAATATATCCCGACCCTTTCGGGCGCGGCGACCAACCTGCCCGCCCTTGAAGATGCCGCAGCAGGCAACGCCCTGATCAATGTAACGCCAGGTGCCGATGGCGTTGTACGCCGTGTGCCCCTGTTACTGGCCCTTGATGCCGAACAGCCCCTGATCGGCAAGCCGGTTTACCCGACACTTAGCATGGAAATGCTGCGTGTGATGCAGGATGCCCCGCGCACCATGAATGTGCGCCTTTCAGGTGCCAGCGGGGCGGCAAGCTGGACCACATCGGACGGGGTGGATGCTATTCGTGTGGGTCAGTTAACCATTCCATCCGATGCAACGGGGAATATGTGGGTCTATTTCACCGGGCATGAACAGCAGCGTTATATTTCCGCATCCGATGTGATGAATGGCAACCTGCCCGAAGGTGCCCTTCAGGATACGGCAGTGTTGATTGGCACCAGTGCCGCGGGCCTGCTTGATTTGCGATCATCGCCGCTAAACCCGGTTTTACCGGGGGTAGAGGTCCATGCCGAAATGCTCGAACAGATGTTGTTGCAGCAGTTCCTTTCGCGGCCCTATTGGGCATCGCAGGCGGAAATGCTGGCTTTGGTGATTGTTGGCCTGTTTTTCATTATTGCCATTCCGCGATTAGGGCCATTATGGCCCGCCGTCATTGGTGTTGCGCTGATTGGCGGGGCCATTGGTTTTTCGTGGTGGGCGTTTCGACAGCATCACCTGCTGATTGATCCGCTATATGCCAGTCTTGCCACCATCCTGGTTTATCTTACCGGCAGCCTGATTGGTTTTATGCGCACCGAAGGTGAAAAACGCCAGGTGCGTGGGGCCTTTTCAACCTATCTGTCACCTGCCCTGGTCGAACAGCTGGCCCAGCATCCCGAACGGTTGAAACTGGGTGGCGAAATGCGCGACATGACCCTGCTGTTTTGTGATGTGCGCGGTTTTACCACCATTTCCGAAAGCTATAAGTCCGACCCGCAGGGCTTAACCCAACTGATCAACCGTCTGCTGACACCGCTGACCAGTTGCATTTTACAGCGTGATGGCACCATTGACAAATATATGGGTGACTGCATCATGGCGTTCTGGAATGCGCCGCTTGATGTGCCGTTGCACCCGGAAAAGGCCTGTGAATCTGCCCTTGCCATGTTTGTTGCCTTGCGTGCCCTAAATGACGAACGCGAAGCCGAAGCAAAGGCCGAAGGCAAAGTGTTTTTGCCCTTAAATATCGGCATTGGTGTGAATACCGGCACCTGCGTTGTCGGCAATATGGGGTCTGACCAGCGATTTGATTATTCCGTGCTGGGCGATGCCGTAAATCTTGCATCGCGCCTTGAGGGGCAATCCAAAAATTACGGCGTGGATATCGTCATCGGCCAGGATACGGCAGTGACGGTTTCCGAACGCTTTGCTGTTTTGCAGCTTGACCTGATCGCAGTGAAGGGCAAAAGCGAAGCTGTCGAGATTTTCACCGTGCTGGGTGATCTCGACCTGCGTGATAGTGCTGATTTTGCCAAACTTGCGCAAAACCATGATGCCATGATCACCGCCTATCGCGGGCAGAACTGGGATCTGGTTGAAGAACTTCTCGCCGGGCTTCGGGAAAATACGATCTGCGATCTATCTGTTCTTTATGATATGTATAACGAACGCATTTCCGCATTTCGCAAAATGCCCCCGGGGCCGGAATGGGACGGTGTTTTTGTCGCCACCAGCAAATAG
- a CDS encoding FecR family protein, which translates to MTRSIVPHVTIRPSGRPHRPTPFMLGTLGLLAVGTMLSSQPAFARGQQAGVSAAVRGEVELAEAKGIVGTQIESGQPIYLGDYITSSAGSGMQILLMDETVFTIGPNSEIAIDDFVYDPSNNQGHMTASITRGVVRVLTGKLAHNDPKTMKINLPVGSIGIRGTQFLVSVENGPGPNGAGGGSNWSPQTQQFAQNQLGGQTPTGPIVGVVNLGPGADRNDSGSRPGAVELTSLNGVTQPLSSEGFGAFITGETVTPPTRFPTELAGLDMSALVTRPSPQNRNNNGGGNGNGGGGNGNGGGGGNGNSGSSTSSNSGSGNGSGQSGQARQSSSSNASGQNGSSSGGRQAAALNSNTMASANNQTGQTVAQVLNVAVNQGNVTSQTSDTSNETAQQNNDVHSDPEITNPGTEIEAATYDAMRDISSGYYVGGTYVQGANLGYYSMTTVDFGSRQIESSFSQITETQGSQLQLIIPDQETYEMIMQKSYTDNTSGQLVFTNEDFTYISQGCLNIGCTGKVIFKTPTDVEVELSTNNVSDAVKGAYGLTDVEDDNYLDAITYEQLGQIETGFYTGSGLTSAQGMSFNSYTAVDFGSREIFTELFNITDTAGADGYMSASKTFTNNSDYAVLTGDDFNIPSGNNCETMGCDATVAFTSPTTVQVNLTTNAAPDGAQLTYGIIEDKGDPGPAPDPDPPIQQNP; encoded by the coding sequence ATGACCCGATCAATCGTCCCCCACGTCACAATCCGCCCGTCAGGCAGGCCACACCGCCCCACACCGTTTATGCTGGGCACCTTGGGGCTTCTGGCTGTTGGTACGATGCTGTCAAGCCAGCCGGCCTTTGCACGCGGCCAACAGGCAGGTGTCAGTGCGGCTGTGCGCGGTGAAGTCGAACTGGCCGAGGCAAAAGGCATTGTCGGCACCCAGATCGAAAGCGGCCAACCCATTTATCTGGGTGATTACATTACGTCGTCCGCCGGGTCGGGCATGCAGATATTGCTGATGGATGAAACCGTTTTCACAATCGGCCCGAACAGCGAAATCGCGATTGACGATTTTGTCTATGACCCATCGAACAATCAGGGCCATATGACAGCCAGCATCACGCGCGGCGTTGTGCGCGTTCTGACCGGCAAACTGGCCCATAACGATCCGAAAACCATGAAGATCAACCTGCCGGTTGGTTCGATCGGTATTCGTGGCACACAGTTTCTGGTGTCGGTTGAAAACGGGCCAGGCCCCAATGGCGCGGGTGGTGGCAGCAACTGGTCACCGCAAACGCAGCAATTTGCGCAAAACCAGTTGGGCGGCCAAACGCCAACCGGGCCGATTGTCGGGGTGGTCAATCTTGGCCCGGGGGCGGATCGAAATGATTCAGGCTCGCGCCCCGGTGCGGTGGAACTGACATCGTTAAATGGTGTGACCCAACCGCTTTCAAGTGAAGGGTTTGGTGCCTTTATTACCGGCGAAACCGTAACCCCGCCCACCCGCTTTCCAACCGAACTGGCCGGGCTGGATATGAGTGCGCTTGTCACGCGTCCGTCACCGCAAAACCGCAATAATAATGGCGGTGGGAACGGCAATGGTGGCGGCGGCAATGGAAATGGCGGCGGTGGCGGAAACGGCAATTCCGGCTCGTCAACCAGCAGCAATTCGGGTTCCGGCAATGGATCGGGTCAGTCGGGCCAGGCGCGCCAGTCATCATCATCAAACGCATCCGGGCAGAATGGCAGTTCATCAGGTGGTCGCCAGGCAGCAGCACTAAACAGCAACACAATGGCCAGCGCCAACAACCAGACCGGCCAGACAGTGGCGCAGGTTTTGAATGTTGCAGTTAACCAGGGCAATGTGACATCGCAAACCAGCGACACCAGCAATGAAACCGCACAGCAAAACAATGATGTGCATAGCGACCCTGAAATCACCAATCCCGGCACCGAGATTGAAGCCGCAACATATGATGCCATGCGTGACATCAGTAGCGGCTATTATGTCGGTGGAACGTATGTGCAAGGTGCCAATCTCGGCTATTATTCGATGACGACCGTCGATTTTGGCAGCCGTCAGATTGAATCCAGCTTTAGCCAGATCACCGAAACACAGGGTTCGCAGCTCCAGCTGATCATCCCCGATCAGGAAACATATGAAATGATCATGCAGAAATCCTACACCGACAATACGTCGGGGCAGTTGGTATTCACCAACGAGGATTTCACCTATATCAGCCAGGGCTGCCTGAATATCGGTTGTACGGGAAAAGTCATTTTCAAAACGCCGACAGATGTTGAAGTCGAACTTTCAACCAACAATGTCAGCGATGCCGTCAAGGGTGCCTATGGGCTGACGGATGTCGAGGATGACAACTATCTTGACGCCATCACCTATGAGCAGTTGGGGCAGATCGAGACCGGTTTCTATACCGGCAGTGGACTGACATCGGCACAGGGCATGTCTTTCAACTCCTATACGGCGGTTGATTTTGGTTCGCGGGAAATTTTCACGGAACTGTTCAACATCACCGACACAGCCGGTGCCGATGGGTATATGAGCGCGAGCAAAACATTTACCAACAATTCAGACTATGCCGTGCTGACCGGTGACGATTTCAACATTCCAAGCGGGAACAATTGCGAAACAATGGGCTGTGACGCGACGGTTGCCTTTACTTCGCCAACCACCGTTCAGGTAAACCTGACAACAAATGCCGCACCGGATGGCGCGCAGCTGACCTATGGCATTATTGAAGATAAAGGCGATCCGGGCCCTGCCCCCGATCCAGATCCCCCCATCCAGCAAAATCCCTGA
- a CDS encoding tetratricopeptide repeat protein, which produces MLAFGTAWAQEPSAVDAAQRSAQMQEEFQELSSAAEKSQFLLSTDEGKGITFADILRDPDNIVLNFRWAKAQMAQGNIRGASSTLERILILDPDLAPVRLYYAIIQYRLDSLDIAQTQFEKLRALPITPEVAAQIDQYLDAIKKRRQRVKQTLSVSFGVHYDTNRNSAPTDDERLVLGSMQPITNTEDRHQSDFGYMAAAHYDITYDLGTQAGHDIFAGVTGYYDDQVRLDNLDVGTAGFEVGAHWRSPYLTITPTLMQTSAELNNEKFLTSRGARIRADWKVQPDTTLWGQTSYFDERYGATPDSSALPLRSGQRYQGKAGVTYAWDNQNRTTFGVTMARKEAARSYYTYRSVGAELSHTLLLAGGKYILGSVSYGVDQYQQPDALVTGSSPITRKDYPLRARLSYGSNLSNLLEASWFESEIGQDIYQFLAPISWSITEEYQATSSNIANYDYDNWRTQFLLSRRWAF; this is translated from the coding sequence ATGCTTGCTTTTGGAACCGCATGGGCGCAGGAACCGTCCGCTGTTGATGCAGCACAACGTTCCGCCCAGATGCAGGAAGAGTTCCAGGAACTTTCCAGCGCGGCGGAAAAATCGCAATTTCTGCTTAGTACCGATGAAGGCAAAGGCATTACCTTTGCCGATATTCTGCGCGATCCCGACAATATCGTTTTGAATTTCCGCTGGGCCAAGGCGCAAATGGCCCAGGGCAATATTCGCGGGGCTTCATCAACGCTTGAACGCATCCTGATCCTTGACCCCGATCTGGCGCCAGTTCGCCTGTATTACGCGATCATTCAATATCGGCTTGATAGCCTTGATATCGCCCAGACCCAGTTTGAAAAACTGCGCGCCCTGCCTATTACGCCCGAGGTCGCAGCGCAGATTGACCAGTATCTTGATGCCATCAAAAAGCGCCGCCAGCGCGTAAAGCAGACTTTGTCGGTCAGCTTTGGTGTCCATTACGATACCAACCGCAATTCAGCCCCGACCGATGACGAACGCCTTGTTTTGGGTTCCATGCAGCCGATCACGAATACCGAAGACCGGCACCAGTCCGATTTCGGATATATGGCCGCAGCCCATTACGACATTACCTATGATCTGGGCACCCAGGCCGGGCATGATATTTTTGCCGGTGTCACCGGATATTACGATGACCAGGTTCGTCTTGATAACCTTGATGTGGGCACGGCAGGATTTGAAGTGGGTGCGCATTGGCGCAGCCCCTATCTGACCATTACCCCAACCCTGATGCAGACATCGGCTGAACTGAACAACGAAAAATTCCTGACCTCACGCGGAGCACGTATTCGCGCGGATTGGAAAGTTCAGCCCGACACCACGCTGTGGGGGCAGACCAGCTATTTTGATGAACGTTATGGCGCGACACCGGATTCATCGGCATTGCCGCTGCGGTCCGGGCAGCGTTACCAGGGCAAGGCGGGTGTGACCTATGCCTGGGATAACCAGAACCGTACGACCTTTGGTGTGACAATGGCGCGCAAGGAAGCCGCGCGCAGCTACTACACCTATCGCAGTGTTGGCGCGGAGCTTAGCCACACGCTGCTTCTGGCCGGGGGAAAATATATTCTTGGCAGCGTTTCTTACGGCGTTGATCAATACCAGCAGCCCGATGCCCTGGTGACGGGCAGCAGCCCGATCACCCGAAAGGATTACCCGCTGCGCGCCCGGCTTTCCTATGGCTCCAACCTTTCAAACCTGCTTGAGGCATCGTGGTTTGAAAGCGAAATTGGCCAGGATATCTATCAGTTCCTGGCGCCGATTTCATGGTCCATTACCGAAGAATACCAGGCGACTTCATCCAATATTGCCAACTATGACTATGACAACTGGCGCACACAGTTTCTGCTGTCGCGCCGTTGGGCATTTTAA
- the tldD gene encoding metalloprotease TldD, which produces MTDLSKTDNLFFDKGELDRDRLESQVNDALSAAEDGELFLEYRQSESLTWDDGRLRSANFDTAQGFGLRAVADEATAFSHSNELSNTAVARAAETVKAVGSGRSGKVDLGSIGTNVSLYTDVNPLGEATFEAKVDLLGKIDAYARAKDPRVSQVSASISGNWQAVQIWRSGGQRIGDIRPLVRFNVSVVVKDGDRMESGSHGQGGRIGFDGFFDEKTWKSAVDEALRQAIVNLDSVAAPAGEMTVVLGPGWPGILLHEAIGHGLEGDFNRKGTSAFAGLLGQRIAAPGVTVVDDGTIHDRRGSLSIDDEGTPTQRTVLIEDGILKGFMQDRLNARLTGVKSTGNGRRQSYAHAPMPRMTNTYMLGGEHHPEEILASVKKGIFAVNFAGGQVDITSGKFVFSASEAYLIENGKLGAPVKGATLIGNGPDSLTKVSMIGNDMKLDDGIGTCGKDGQGVPVGVGQPTLRIDGLTVGGTAM; this is translated from the coding sequence ATGACCGATCTGAGCAAAACCGATAACCTCTTTTTCGACAAGGGCGAACTGGACCGCGACCGGCTGGAAAGCCAGGTGAATGACGCATTGTCCGCTGCCGAAGACGGTGAACTGTTTCTGGAATATCGCCAGTCCGAAAGCCTGACCTGGGATGATGGCCGCCTGCGTAGTGCAAATTTTGACACCGCCCAGGGTTTTGGCCTGCGCGCCGTCGCAGACGAGGCAACAGCCTTTTCCCATTCCAATGAACTGTCAAACACCGCAGTCGCCCGCGCAGCCGAAACGGTGAAGGCCGTTGGCTCGGGCCGGTCCGGCAAGGTCGATTTGGGGTCGATTGGCACCAACGTTTCGCTTTACACCGATGTTAACCCGCTGGGCGAGGCAACCTTTGAAGCCAAGGTAGACCTGTTAGGCAAAATTGATGCCTATGCACGCGCCAAAGACCCGCGTGTTTCACAGGTTTCGGCATCCATTTCCGGTAACTGGCAGGCTGTACAAATCTGGCGTTCAGGCGGGCAGCGCATTGGCGATATTCGCCCGCTGGTGCGGTTTAACGTTTCGGTCGTCGTCAAGGATGGTGACCGCATGGAAAGCGGTTCGCACGGGCAAGGTGGCCGGATCGGGTTTGATGGCTTCTTTGATGAAAAAACCTGGAAATCCGCCGTGGACGAGGCCCTGCGCCAGGCGATTGTCAACCTGGATTCCGTGGCCGCACCTGCAGGTGAGATGACCGTGGTTCTGGGGCCGGGCTGGCCTGGCATTTTGCTGCATGAAGCCATTGGTCACGGCCTTGAGGGTGACTTTAACCGCAAGGGCACATCCGCTTTTGCCGGGCTTTTGGGCCAGCGCATTGCTGCACCGGGCGTTACCGTTGTTGATGATGGCACCATTCATGACCGTCGCGGGTCGCTGTCGATTGATGATGAAGGCACACCGACCCAGCGCACGGTTCTGATCGAAGATGGCATCCTGAAAGGTTTTATGCAGGACCGCCTGAATGCCCGTTTGACCGGCGTTAAATCGACCGGGAATGGACGGCGCCAATCCTATGCCCATGCGCCTATGCCGCGCATGACCAACACCTATATGCTGGGCGGAGAACATCACCCCGAAGAAATCCTGGCATCGGTGAAGAAGGGCATTTTTGCCGTTAACTTTGCTGGCGGGCAGGTCGATATTACATCGGGCAAATTCGTGTTTTCGGCATCCGAAGCCTATTTGATCGAAAATGGCAAACTGGGCGCACCGGTAAAGGGCGCCACCCTGATTGGTAACGGCCCAGACAGCCTGACCAAAGTTTCCATGATCGGCAATGACATGAAACTTGATGATGGTATTGGCACCTGCGGCAAGGATGGCCAGGGCGTGCCGGTTGGCGTTGGCCAGCCAACCCTGCGCATCGACGGGCTGACCGTTGGTGGCACCGCGATGTAG
- a CDS encoding DUF3422 family protein produces MFVEHPQRVALHNEIHARPFGGVESPVRCTCLAFQAGEDLDGEVRQHFRGFCERYTLTPPADDQKYFEASCDGFTVIWERHAEFTVYVFKRQAAFDQPFDDPVLNLIPRDWLESTPGQLLVGLHIAMDRQDRSSDDIARLFDYNGLTGSRVLGRGALIWTDFRLHGDGFGRILIRDNGLERLQAGRLIQRLQEIEVYRMMALLAFPLAHCATPKVSEIDSRLSLITAEMASKTHTNDEETLQKLTDLAAQTEEMAASLNYRFGAARAYYRILQARLGELREERIEGMQTLNEFMERRLAPAMRTCQNIGDRLEVLSKRVARANNLLRTRVDILLEAQNRDLLASMDRRVKLQLRLQQTVEGLSVAAITYYAVGLLGYLFKALKGAGMPVNDTVATGASVPVVLAIIWFSMHRIKKALHRDDGQG; encoded by the coding sequence ATGTTTGTTGAACATCCCCAGCGTGTCGCCCTTCACAATGAAATCCACGCGCGGCCTTTTGGCGGGGTTGAAAGTCCGGTTCGCTGCACCTGTCTGGCCTTTCAGGCCGGCGAAGACCTTGATGGCGAGGTCCGGCAGCATTTTCGCGGTTTTTGTGAACGTTACACCCTGACACCACCTGCCGATGACCAGAAATATTTCGAGGCATCGTGCGATGGTTTTACTGTCATATGGGAACGTCATGCCGAATTTACGGTTTATGTTTTCAAACGCCAGGCGGCCTTTGATCAACCTTTTGATGATCCGGTCCTTAACCTGATCCCGCGGGACTGGCTGGAATCAACACCGGGGCAGTTGCTGGTGGGGTTGCATATTGCCATGGACCGCCAGGATCGCAGCAGCGACGATATTGCACGCCTGTTTGATTATAACGGCCTGACCGGCAGCCGCGTTTTAGGGCGCGGCGCATTGATCTGGACCGATTTTCGCCTGCATGGCGATGGTTTTGGCCGCATCCTTATTCGCGATAACGGGCTGGAGCGCCTTCAGGCGGGCCGATTGATCCAGCGGCTACAGGAAATCGAAGTATACCGGATGATGGCGCTGCTGGCCTTTCCGCTGGCGCATTGCGCAACGCCCAAGGTTTCAGAAATTGATTCGCGCCTGTCGCTGATTACCGCCGAAATGGCCAGTAAAACCCACACCAATGACGAAGAAACCCTGCAAAAACTAACCGACCTTGCCGCCCAGACCGAAGAAATGGCCGCATCGCTGAATTATCGCTTTGGTGCGGCACGGGCCTATTACCGTATTTTGCAGGCCCGGCTGGGCGAATTGCGTGAAGAACGTATCGAGGGCATGCAAACCCTGAACGAATTTATGGAACGCCGCCTCGCCCCGGCCATGCGCACCTGCCAGAATATCGGTGACCGGCTGGAAGTTTTGTCCAAACGTGTGGCGCGCGCCAATAATCTGCTGCGCACCCGGGTCGATATATTGCTTGAAGCGCAAAACCGCGACCTTCTTGCCAGCATGGACCGGCGCGTAAAACTGCAATTGCGCCTGCAACAGACGGTCGAGGGGTTATCCGTCGCCGCCATTACCTATTACGCAGTGGGTTTGCTTGGTTATCTGTTCAAAGCCCTGAAAGGGGCGGGGATGCCGGTAAATGATACTGTTGCCACTGGCGCATCGGTGCCGGTGGTTTTGGCAATCATCTGGTTTTCCATGCACCGCATCAAAAAAGCCCTGCACCGCGATGACGGGCAGGGCTGA